Proteins from one Gossypium raimondii isolate GPD5lz chromosome 8, ASM2569854v1, whole genome shotgun sequence genomic window:
- the LOC105792250 gene encoding piezo-type mechanosensitive ion channel homolog isoform X3, whose amino-acid sequence MDFIMSTRESSLTEQLLPSKHSFFIRESRSGVRHTNVLLRGTAFRTFTINFFTYGFPVSLFALSFWSFHFASICAFGLLAYVGYIVYAFPSLFRLHRLNGLLLVFILLWAVSTYIFNVAFAFLNRNFGKDMEIWEMVGFWHYPIPGFFLLAQFCLGILVALGNLVNNSVFLYLSDEDALSLNNSAVEVDGETKVFIVATIAWGLRKCSRAIMLALIFIIAMKPGLIHAVYLVFFLIYLLSHNISRKIRQSLILLCEAHFALLYLLQIDLISNALEQKGSIVLEIMSQLGLHKHNSSLNFLEIALLACFCAVHNHGFEMLFSFSAIVQHTPSPPVGFSILRAGLNKSVLLSVYASPSASYYHDNPSYERRIASFLSEIGQKFLSIYRSCGTYIALLTILLTVYMVTPNYISFGYIFLLLVWIIGRQLVERTKRRLWFPLKIYAIMVFIIIYSLSSFTSFKIWLSGFINLYFYLGYDPEASLLDNIWQSLAVLIVMQLYSYERRQSKYNRTYHPNPLGSGILGFAKRFLIWHSQKVLFVSLFYASLSPICAFGFLYLLGLVICSTLPKASQIPSKSFLVYTGFLVTSEYLFQMWGKQAEMFPGQKHSDLSLFLGIRAYEPGFWGIESGLRGKVLVISACILQYNVFRWLDNMPSGISNKGKWEEPCPLFLPAEDNYTNGYMSNGEDKPSSSVGTEPIRQDRAASNSWSSLSSAFSQAPHHGSSKAAGGSEVNGVRKFSFGYFWGSTKESHKWNKKRILALRKERFETQKALLKIYLKFWIENMFSLYGLEINMIALLLASFALLNAISMLYIAVLAVCILLNRQIIRKLWPVLVFLFASVLVLEYFAIWKSMFPLNQNKPSQSEIRCHDCWKSSASYFQYCRSCWLGLIIDDPRMLISYFLVFLLACFKLRADHLSDFSGSSTYRQMLSQRKNSFVWRDLSFETKSMWTFLDYVRLYCYCHLLDLVLVLILITGTLEYDILHLGYLAFALVFFRMRLEILKKKNKIFKFLRIYNFVVIVLSLAYQSPFVGEFSSGKCNTVSYIYEVIGFYKYDYGFRITARSALVEIVIFMLVSLQSYMFSSHESDYVSRYLEAEQIGAIVHEQEKKAAWKTAQLQQIREAEEKKHQRNLQVEKMKSEMLNLQIKLHSMNSVATFGDVTPDDEGLRRRRTSLTSNRDVGPLDKEESSLWKQEQVNKQDSVFPPETHTYAAYMKAENPEVVESPKNSMEYAPCEITEIESDADSAFLDSERSRKNQAKEHPLISAVHLLGDGVSQVQSIGNQAVNNLVNFLNIAPEDSDMNEHSFVEDEAFDEMEGQKMQNIHLNRSSSLQSDKSSDATSLQLGRIFRHIWSQMWSNIDVVCYCLFVLVFLWNFSLLSMVYLAALFLYALCVNTGPTYIFWVVMLIYTEVYMLLQYLYQIVIQHCGLSIMSDLLREIGFPAREIKSSFVVSSLPLFLVYLFTLLQSSISAKDGEWMPSTDYNSHRRSSLYRKEVLVNYSWSERVSELFQFVINTAKLVIRSFFWYWKSLIQGAETPPYFIQVSVDVHLWPEDGIQPERVESGMNQLLRLVHDERCTQTIPSNCPFASRVQVQSIERSRESPNVALIVFEVVYASPLTGCTSADWYRSLTPAADVAKEILGAQRAGFVEATGFPYQILSVIGGGKREFDLYAYIFVADLTVFFLVAMFYQSVIKNKSEFLDVYQLEDQFPIEYVTILIIIFFLIVVDRILYLCSFATAKVVFYLFNFVLFTYSITQYAWRMEPSDQHAARLVLRAIFLAKAVSLALQAVQIRHGIPHKSTLFRQFLTSEVSRINYLGYRLYRALPFLYELRCVLDWSCTTTSLTMYDWLKLEDINASLYLVKCDALLNRAQHKQGEKQTKMTKCCNGICLFFILICVIWAPMLMYSSGNPTNIANPIKDATFQIDISTIGGRLTLYHTTLCEKIPWDKLNSDANLDPLNYLDTYNKNDIQLICCQADASTLWLVPDVVQRRFIQSLEWDMDMGITSTWLLSRDRPKGKEVAKYEKPLDPKDLPDRSDVQKVFNGSANGFRVYNLYSRYFRVTGSGEVRTFEPEVNSVSLVSADLVINRATFEWWSFHIINSSDMVHCGGFSGPMAIVVSEETPPQGILGDTLSKFSIWGLYITFVLAVGRFIRLQCSDLRMRIPYENLPSCDRLIAICEDIYAARAEGELGVEEVLYWTLVKIYRSPHMLLEYTKPD is encoded by the exons ATGGATTTTATCATGTCCACGCGGGAAAGTAGCTTGACAGAGCAACTACTTCCTTCAAAGCATTCATTCTTCATTCGTGAATCAAG ATCTGGTGTAAGGCATACCAATGTTTTACTACGAGGGACAGCTTTCCGGACTTTTACCATCAACTTTTTCACTTACGGTTTTCCA GTATCCTTGTTTGCTCTTTCCTTTTGGAGTTTCCATTTTGCAAGTATATGTGCTTTTGGGCTACTTGCATATGTTGGCTACATTGTGTATGCATTTCCTTCCCTGTTCCGTTTGCACCGGTTAAATGGGCTTCTCCTTGTCTTCATTCTTTTGTGGGCTGTAAGCACCTATATATTCAATGTGGCATTTGCTTTCTTGAATAGGAATTTTGGGAAG GATATGGAAATTTGGGAGATGGTTGGATTTTGGCATTATCCCATACCTGGATTTTTTTTGCTTGCACAATTTTGTCTTGGAATTTTGGTTGCTTTGGGGAATCTTGTAAATAATTCTGTTTTCCTCTATTTATCTGATGAGGACGCTCTATCATTGAACAACTCTGCTGTGGAAG TGGATGGAGAGACCAAGGTGTTCATTGTGGCTACAATTGCATGGGGACTGCGCAAATGTTCTCGAGCTATCATGCTTGCACTGATATTTATCATAGCAATGAAACCCGGATTAATCCATGCTGTCTATT TGGTTTTCTTTTTGATCTATCTTTTGAGCCACAACATCAGCAGAAAGATTCGTCAGTCTCTGATTCTTCTTTGTGAAGCTCACTTTGCATTATTGTACCTTCTTCAGATCGATTTGATCTCTAATGCTTTGGAGCAAAAAGGCTCCATTGTTTTGGAAATCATGTCGCAGTTGG GTCTCCATAAACATAACAGTTCATTGAACTTTCTGGAAATAGCTTTGCTTGCTTGCTTCTGTGCAGTCCATAACCATGGGTTTGAGATGCTATTTTCATTCTCAGCAATTGTGCAGCACACCCCTAGCCCTCCTGTTGGATTTAGCATCTTGAGAGCTGGTCTGAACAAGTCTGTCCTCTTGTCAGTCTATGCATCTCCAAGCGCCTCCTACTACCATGATAATCCTTCTTATG AGAGAAGGATAGCATCATTCCTTAGCGAAATTGGGCAGAAGTTTTTATCAATATATCGATCATGTGGAACCTACATTGCTTTGCTGACTATTCTTCTCACAGTATACATGGTGACACCCAACTATATATCATTTGGATACATCTTCCTTCTCCTTGTTTGGATTATTGGAAGACAACTTGTTGAGAGAACTAAAAGGCGCCTATGGtttccattaaaaatatatgcaatTATGGTGTTCATTATTATCTATAGCTTAAGCAGTTTTACCAGCTTTAAGATTTGGCTCTCTGGGTTTAtaaatctctatttttatttgggtTATGATCCTGAAGCTTCATTGTTGGATAATATTTGGCAATCTCTAGCTGTTCTAATTGTGATGCAACTTTATAGCTATGAAAGGAGGCAGAGCAAGTACAACAGAACTTACCATCCCAATCCTTTAGGTTCTGGGATACTTGGCTTTGCCAAGCGGTTTCTGATTTGGCACAGCCAGAAGGTCCTGTTTGTCTCATTATTCTATGCATCTTTATCTCCAATTTGTGCTTTTGGATTCTTGTATCTACTTGGCCTTGTCATATGTTCAACTTTACCTAAAGCTTCTCAAATCCCATCCAAATCATTCTTAGTTTATACAGGATTTCTGGTTACATCAGAGTATCTTTTTCAGATGTGGGGTAAACAAGCTGAAATGTTTCCAGGGCAAAAGCATTCTGATTTGTCGCTCTTTTTGGGTATTCGTGCATATGAGCCAGGATTTTGGGGTATAGAATCGGGCTTGAGAGGAAAGGTTCTGGTAATTTCTGCATGCATCCTTCAGTACAATGTTTTCCGTTGGTTGGATAATATGCCAAGTGGTATTTCAAACAAAGGCAAATGGGAAGAGCCCTGTCCTTTATTTTTACCAGCAGAGGATAACTACACCAATGGCTACATGTCTAATGGGGAAGATAAGCCATCTTCTAGTGTTGGGACAGAACCTATAAGACAAGACAGAGCAGCAAGCAATTCATGGTCATCTTTGAGCAGTGCTTTTTCTCAAGCACCTCATCATGGATCCTCCAAAGCAGCAGGAGGTTCTGAGGTTAATGGTGtgagaaaattttcatttggatATTTCTGGGGAAGCACCAAGGAGAGTCATAAGTGGAACAAGAAGCGAATCCTTGCATTAAGGAAAGAGAGATTTGAAACACAGAAGGctctcttaaaaatatatttgaaattctGGATAGAGAACATGTTTAGCCTTTATGGCCTGGAGATTAACATGATTGCTTTGCTTCTCGCTAGTTTTGCTTTGTTGAATGCCATCTCTATGCTATATATTGCAGTGCTTGCTGTTTGTATTCTTTTGAATCGGCAGATTATTCGTAAATTATGGCCAGTTCTTGTCTTCTTGTTTGCTTCTGTTCTCGTCCTCGAGTATTTTGCCATCTGGAAGAGTATGTTCCCTCTGAATCAAAATAAGCCAAGTCAGTCTGAAATCCGTTGCCATGACTGCTGGAAAAGCTCGGCTTCATATTTTCAGTATTGCAGGAGCTGTTGGCTGG GACTGATCATTGATGATCCCCGAATGCTTATTAGCTATTTCTTGGTCTTTCTGCTGGCATGTTTTAAGCTTCGTGCAGATCACTTGTCTGATTTCTCAGGTTCATCAACATATCGGCAAATGTTGTCTCAACGTAAAAATTCATTTGTTTGGCGAGATCTCTCTTTTGAAACCAAAAGCATGTGGACCTTTCTCGACTATGTAAGGCTTTATTGTTATTGCCATCTATTGGACCTGGTCCTTGTATTGATTTTGATTACTGGAACTCTTGAGTATGATATTCTTCACCTGGGTTATCTTGCTTTTGCTCTTGTTTTTTTCCGGATGAGGCTTGAAATTctcaagaaaaagaataaaatattcaaGTTCTTGCGTATCTACAACTTTGTGGTGATCGTTCTTTCTCTTGCTTATCAATCACCTTTCGTGGGGGAGTTTAGTTCTGGAAAATGCAATACTGTGAGCTACATATATGAAGTCATTGGATTTTACAAGTATGACTATGGGTTTCGAATTACTGCCAGATCCGCACTTGTTGAGATTGTCATATTTATGTTGGTATCACTTCAGTCATATATGTTTTCCTCCCACGAGTCTGATTATGTGTCACGATACCTTGAAGCGGAGCAAATTGGTGCCATTGTACATGAGCAAGAGAAAAAAGCTGCTTGGAAAACTGCGCAGTTGCAACAGATTCGTGAAGCTGAGGAGAAGAAACATCAACGCAACTTGCAAGTGGAGAAGATGAAATCTGAGATGCTTAACTTGCAAATAAAGCTCCATAGCATGAATTCTGTCGCAACTTTTGGTGATGTGACTCCTGACGATGAAGGCCTACGGAGGAGGAGGACTTCTCTTACTTCAAATAGGGATGTTGGGCCTCTTGACAAAGAGGAAAGCTCTCTTTGGAAGCAAGAACAAGTTAATAAACAAGATTCAGTGTTTCCCCCTGAAACACACACATATGCTGCTTATATGAAAGCAGAAAATCCTGAAGTTGTGGAATCTCCAAAGAATTCAATGGAATATGCACCTTGTGAGATCACTGAAATTGAATCTGATGCTGATAGTGCTTTTTTAGATTCAGAGAGAAGTAGGAAAAACCAAGCAAAGGAGCATCCTTTGATTTCTGCAGTACACCTCCTCGGTGATGGCGTTTCCCAGGTACAGTCTATTGGTAATCAGGCAGTTAATAACCttgtaaatttcttaaacattgcACCAGAAGATTCCGATATGAATGAGCATTCATTTGTTGAGGATGAGGCCTTTGATGAGATGGAGGGCCAAAAGATGCAGAATATCCATTTGAACCGTTCATCTTCTCTGCAATCTGATAAAAGTTCTGATGCTACGAGTTTGCAGCTGGGGCGGATCTTTCGGCATATATGGTCCCAGATGTGGTCTAATATCGATGTTGTGTGCTACTGTTTGTTTGTCCTCGTCTTTCTTTGGAACTTCAGTTTGCTATCTATGGTGTATCTTGCAGCTCTTTTCTTGTATGCTCTATGTGTGAATACAGGTCCGACTTATATCTTCTGGGTTGTCATGCTGATTTACACGGAAGTTTATATGTTGCTTCAGTATCTGTATCAAATTGTAATCCAGCATTGTGGATTGAGTATCATGTCAGACCTGCTCCGTGAAATAGGATTTCCTGCTCGTGAAATCAAATCGTCATTTGTTGTGAGTTCGTTGCCTCTATTTCTTGTGTACTTATTTACCCTCTTACAAAGCTCTATAAGTGCAAAAGATGGTGAATGGATGCCCTCTACTGACTATAATTCCCATAGGAGGAGTTCTCTTTATAGAAAAGAGGTTCTTGTGAACTATAGCTGGAGTGAAAGGGTATCAGAGTTGTTCCAATTTGTAATAAACACGGCGAAACTGGTAATTAGAAGCTTCTTCTGGTACTGGAAATCATTGATACAGGGAGCGGAAACTCCTCCTTACTTTATTCAAGTTTCGGTGGATGTTCATTTGTGGCCAGAGGATGGGATTCAGCCAGAAAGGGTTGAGTCTGGAATGAATCAACTGCTCAGGCTAGTTCATGATGAGAGATGTACTCAAACAATCCCTAGTAATTGTCCATTTGCTAGTAGGGTCCAGGTTCAAAGCATTGAAAGAAGTCGAGAAAGCCCAAATGTGGCTCTGATTGTTTTTGAGGTGGTGTATGCATCTCCCTTGACAGGATGTACCTCAGCAGATTGGTACAGGTCACTAACTCCAGCAGCTGATGTGGCGAAAGAAATTCTTGGGGCACAGCGTGCTGGGTTTGTTGAAGCAACGGGATTCCCATACCAAATACTCTCTGTAATTGGTGGTGGAAAAAGGGAATTTGATCTGTATGCTTACATATTTGTTGCTGATCTGACTGTGTTTTTCCTAGTTGCAATGTTCTACCAGTCTGTCATAAAGAACAAGAGTGAATTTCTTGATGTTTATCAGCTAGAAGATCAATTTCCTATAGAATATGTAACTATCTTAATT atcatttttttcttgattgTTGTTGATCGAATACTTTATCTCTGTTCATTCGCAACAGCAAAAGTTGTTTTCtaccttttcaattttgttCTCTTCACATATTCGATTACACAGTATGCTTGGCGAATGGAACCTTCCGACCAGCATGCTGCACGGCTAGTACTGCGTGCTATATTTCTTGCTAAAGCAGTTTCTCTAGCACTTCAGGCTGTACAAATCCGACATGGAATTCCTCATAAAAGCACCTTGTTTCGACAGTTTTTGACCAGTGAGGTCTCACGAATTAATTACTTAGGCTATAGACTTTATCGGGCTCTGCCATTTCTTTATGAATTACGATGTGTACTTGATTGGTCATGCACAACAACATCTTTGACCATGTATGACTGGCTCAAA CTGGAAGACATAAATGCAAGCCTGTACCTCGTCAAATGCGATGCTTTGTTGAATAGAGCTCAGCACAAACAAGGagaaaagcaaacaaaaatgacCAAGTGCTGCAATGGGATATGTCTGTTCTTTATCCTAATTTGTGTTATCTGGGCTCCTATGCTG ATGTACAGCAGTGGCAATCCGACAAATATTGCAAACCCCATCAAAGATGCAACTTTTCAAATAGACATCAGTACCATTGGTGGAAGGTTGACCTTGTATCATACTACCCTCTGTGAAAAGATCCCATGGGATAAGCTCAATTCCGATGCTAATCTAGATCCCCTAAATTATTTGGACACTTACAATAAGAATGATATACAATTGATATGCTGCCAAGCAGATGCGAGTACTTTGTGGCTCGTTCCCGACGTGGTTCAGAGAAGATTTATTCAGTCCCTTGAGTGGGATATGGACATGGGTATCACATCTACTTGGCTGCTTTCAAGGGATCGGCCAAAAGGCAAGGAAGTTGCGAAATATGAAAAACCTCTAGATCCTAAGGATCTTCCCGATCGATCTGATGTTCAAAAGGTTTTCAATGGTTCTGCAAATGGCTTTAGGGTATACAATCTTTATTCAAGATACTTCCGTGTTACCGGTTCTGGTGAGGTCAGAACTTTTGAGCCGGAG GTCAATTCAGTTAGTTTAGTGAGTGCAGATCTTGTTATCAATCGAGCAACTTTCGAGTGGTGGTCCTTCCATATTATCAATTCATCTGATATGGTTCACTGTGGAGGTTTCTCAGGACCAATGGCCATTGTAGTATCCGAAGAAACTCCACCAC AGGGTATTCTTGGAGACACACTAAGCAAATTCAGCATTTGGGGTCTCTACATAACTTTTGTACTAGCTGTTGGCCGGTTTATCAGGCTTCAATGCTCCGACCTAAGAATGAGAATACCGTATGAAAACCTGCCTTCCTGTGAcag GTTGATAGCCATTTGTGAGGATATATATGCTGCGAGAGCAGAGGGTGAGCTTGGAGTCGAAGAGGTCCTTTACTGGACCCTAGTGAAGATTTACAGATCACCGCACATGCTACTTGAGTACACTAAACCTGACTAG